The Pseudomonas hefeiensis genomic sequence CGAATACCAGCGTCGGTACGCGAGAGGTTTGTGCGGTGATGACCTGGATGGCCAGGCTGATTCGCGACAACTCACCACCGGAGGCGACTTTGGCCAGGGCCTTGAGCGGCTGTCCGGGGTTGGCACTGACCAGCAATTCCACCTGTTCCAGCCCATTGGGTTGGAGGTCGTCACCGGCGTTGGGGCGCAATTCGATGGTGAAGCGTCCGCCCGGCATGCCCAGGCGCTGAATCTCCTGCTCAACGGCGCTGGCCAGTCCTGTCGCGGCCTGGCGTCGCAATTCACTGAGATCCCTGGCCTTCTCCTGATAATGACGGGCATAAGACGCCAGTTCGTCCCCCAGGCGCTCGATGGATTCGTCGTTAGCGTTCAGGGTTTCCAGTTCTTCCAGCAGGCGCTGTTGCAGTTCGGCGACATCGGTTGGCTGGACGCGGTGCTTGCGCGCCAGCGTATAGATAGTGTCCAGACGTTCTTCCAGATATTGCAGGCGCGCCGGGTCGGCATCGAAATGATCCAGAAACCGGTTCAGTTCCCCCACAGCCTCTTCGACCTGGATCTGCGCACTCGTCAGCAGATTGGTTGCTTCGTTCAGGGCCCCCACCGAATTGTTCACGCTGGAGAGCCGGTTCAGGCTGGCTGTCAGTGCATTGAGCACGTTACCCGAGTCGTTTTCGCTGCATTGCTCGACCACTTGCCGGCAAATACCCAGCAGGGTTTCGGCATTGGTCAGGTTCTTGTGTTCCTGTTCCAGCTCCGCCAGTTCATTTTCACCCAGGGCCAGGTTCTCCAGCTCTTCGAGCTGATAGCTCAGCAACTGGTGACGGGCACGTTGTTCGTCACCGGAGTTGGAAAGCCGATCCAGTTCCTGTCGGGTCTGGCGCCATCGCTGGGCGGCCAGTTGAACCTGGCGCGCCAGGTCGGTGGCGCCGGCGTATTCGTCGAGCAGGCGGCGGTGGGTGTCGGTCTTGAGCAGGGATTGGTGTTCATGCTGGCTGTGAATGTCGATCAGCAGCTCGCCCAGGGCCTTGAGATCGCCCAGGGGGCAGGGCGTACCGTTGATGTAACCCCGGGAGCGGCCTTCGGCGGTGATGACCCGGCGCAATATGCACAGGCCGTCGGTGTCCAGATCGCGCTCGGCCAGCCAGGTGCTGGCCTCGGGGATGTCGATCAGGTCGAAGGTGGCCAGGATGTCGGCCTTGTCTGCGCCGGGGCGTACTACGCCGCTGTCGGCGCGATCACCCAGGGTCAGGCCCAGGGCGTCGAGCATGATCGATTTGCCGGCACCGGTTTCACCGGTGATCACGCTCATGCCCCGATCAAGTTCGAGGTCGAGGTGTTCGACGATGGCGTAGTTGTGTACGGACAGGTGCACCAGCATAAAGGCCGCTCCCAGGCTTAGGTCTGGTTATTTATACAGTGTTTTGTTTCGGGCTGACAATGCCTTCGCTTAGCTCGATTTGCTTGGGTGAATGACTTTCTTAGCGCCGGGAGGAATGACTATGCAGCTGCTTTTTGTAAGGTTAATTCGTCGGGCCGCCCTTGAAGCTGAAAAACACGGCCCCATATACCGGGGCAGAAGCGCGAGTTGAGCTCGCGGACGAAGTTGAAAGGAGAAATCTATGGCTGACGAACAGACGCAGGACACGCAAAATCTAGACGCCAATCAGGCTCCCCAGGATTCGGGTGACGACTTGGCGGCACGTGTACAAGTGCTCGAAGAGCAACTGGCCGGTGCGCAGGATCAGGCATTGCGTGTAGCAGCCGACCTGCAGAATGTCCGCCGTCGCGCCGAGCAAGATGTGGAAAAGGCTCACAAATTCGCCCTTGAGCGTTTCGCAGGCGACCTGTTGCCGATCATCGACAGCCTGGAGCGCGGCCTGGAGCTGTCCAATCCAGACGACGAAAACATTCGTCCGATGCGTGAAGGTATCGAGCTGACCCTGAAGATGTTTCAGGACACGCTCAAGCGCTATCAGCTTGAAGCCATTGATCCGCATGGCGAACCCTTCAACGCCGAGCATCACCAGGCCATGGCGATGCAGGAAAGTGC encodes the following:
- the recN gene encoding DNA repair protein RecN — its product is MLVHLSVHNYAIVEHLDLELDRGMSVITGETGAGKSIMLDALGLTLGDRADSGVVRPGADKADILATFDLIDIPEASTWLAERDLDTDGLCILRRVITAEGRSRGYINGTPCPLGDLKALGELLIDIHSQHEHQSLLKTDTHRRLLDEYAGATDLARQVQLAAQRWRQTRQELDRLSNSGDEQRARHQLLSYQLEELENLALGENELAELEQEHKNLTNAETLLGICRQVVEQCSENDSGNVLNALTASLNRLSSVNNSVGALNEATNLLTSAQIQVEEAVGELNRFLDHFDADPARLQYLEERLDTIYTLARKHRVQPTDVAELQQRLLEELETLNANDESIERLGDELASYARHYQEKARDLSELRRQAATGLASAVEQEIQRLGMPGGRFTIELRPNAGDDLQPNGLEQVELLVSANPGQPLKALAKVASGGELSRISLAIQVITAQTSRVPTLVFDEVDVGIGGPTAEIVGQLLRRLGERGQVLTVTHLPQVAAQGHQHLFVHKVRGEDATRTAVSKLNKNERVEEVARMLGGIDLTKESLAHAKKMVVTAKT
- the grpE gene encoding nucleotide exchange factor GrpE produces the protein MADEQTQDTQNLDANQAPQDSGDDLAARVQVLEEQLAGAQDQALRVAADLQNVRRRAEQDVEKAHKFALERFAGDLLPIIDSLERGLELSNPDDENIRPMREGIELTLKMFQDTLKRYQLEAIDPHGEPFNAEHHQAMAMQESADVEPNSVLKVFQKGYLLNGRLLRPAMVVVSKAPAPVSPSIDEQA